The genomic region CCATTGCTTCATGTTGATATCTTCATTGGCAGGTCTTCTGACTCATAGCTTTAACCGATTTCTGTGCCTTCCCGATTTCTCAGTGGCATCGTACAGTCATCACAGCTATTTACAGCGGCGGGTCCGTCCAGGAATTGCACCTGATTCCCTATTCTTCTCGATAAGAGACACCAAAAAAGAATGTATGATTATTACGTCTTATTCTAAATGAAATTGGAGAAAAGTCAAGAGAAAAGATGGTGCAGATTTTAACATTTGCAGCCAGGACTACATTTCCCAGATGAACAGGCTTTACCACCTTTAACTCCATAGGCATTAACCGTTGTAAACCGCTGACTTATTTTATCATCAGCGCACTGCGGACATATTTGTTTGTCTCTTGAACTAACACTACAAAAAACAGAAAACTTGTGACCACACTTTTCGCAAATAAAGTCATAAGTTGGCATTCAATAACCTCCTAAAATATTTTTTCTTCATTAAATCAATAATAAATTCATTGAGTCCCTAACATTATATCCGTATGACATCAGGAGAAAATACTAGCTGGTCTTAATTACAGATCTTTAAATATGTTTCTGCCAGTTTTTTAGGCGGCTATAATCCTGTATAATGATCCCTCCATATATTGGCCGTATAATGTTCTCAGATTTTAAGTCGCGAAATAATTTTGACACCGTTACTCTTGTTGTATCTGCAAGTTCAGCCAAATCTTGTTGATTGATAAACAGTTGCATCCCTTGTTGATCTGCAAGTGCACACAAAGTTTCGATAATTCTATGGTCTACCTTGTAAGTGTAATGTTTTTGCAGCCGGCTTATGTGGTTATTACTTTTCATTGAAAGGTCGTAGAGTAACTCTTCAGTAAGCGTAAAATTAGACTTCATCAAACTTTTCATTTCCTGAATTGAAATTGCAGCTGCTACCGTGTCTTCAACAGCCGTAAATGAACCGAGAGGGGGAATACCGGTAAACAATGGCGCAATCATAAATAAATTATTTGCACCCAAGACATCAATGAGAACCTCATTGCCTTCTTCGTCAACTTTCGAATATTCAACCGTCCCTGTAAAAATATATAATAGCTTCTCAAGCGTAATGCCTTGTTTAATAATAATGCTTCCTTTGGGATATAACAATCTTTCTCTATCCGCAAAAACTTTCTTCCATCCATCTATTGGCGACCGGAATAATTTTGTGTGTTTCAGCCATGGTAGATCATTATCACTCATGATTACACTCCCTTGTACTTAGCCTTATACTTAGACTAATTAATATGTGAAAATGTAATTATGTTGTTTCCTTGTCCTGCCTAAATCTCCTGATAATTAGAGATATGGGCAGACAGAACTACCCTTACCTTGATTATATATTATTTTTCTTCTTTGTGGATACAGTATACAGATAATAAACATCTAACGACGAGCGTCAATTTAATTCGACGCTGGTGAATGGTTATAAAAGTTGTTTTATGTTGCTAAATACTAAGATTATAACTAAAAATAAGATGATCGCTGTCAAAGTACAGAAAAATATTTCCTTAGAGCCAAGGTGCCTCATAGTGACCTTCCTTTATTCGTTAGAATACCTTGTTCCTGTTTCTTTTGGAAAAGGGAATTTACAAACCGTCTTGCTTTAATGATGATTTCATTGATCACCCCGACCGGACAAAAATATAAACACCAAAATCTTCTAATAAACAGCGATACAACCAGGATAATACTGAGCAGTATCCATTGCACACTCACCCCTTGAAATCCGAACAGGACTCCAAAAGGCTCATAACTGCCTCCTATACTCGGTGATTTAAAGCAAAAGCTTAAAATCAGCACGATCCAAACTAACATGTATTTTATTTTTTGCAGCCATGTTGCTACATGATGATTACATTTTAGTTTTCCGCCTCCGATTTTTGCCAGTATTTCCTGAATCCCTCCAAAAGGACATAACCAATAACAGTATAGGTTCTTCCCGCTTAAGAAAATAATTAATGGAATCCCGACGATTAAAATATACCAAAAAAGATTTTGTTTAAAAGCCGGGAAGAATCCCATTAATCCGCTAGCAATGTTCGCAAGTGAAATTGAACAGTTAAACCAGAAACCAGTAAAAAATATACTGCATATAATAACTAACCATCGTAGCTTATTGATTTTTAAACGCACTCCTATAATCGTTGCAAATATTAATAAAGCCAAGCCTATTTCTTTGATCCCCAAATTAATATTCTCGGAAGGCTCAGAAATATTCAAAGCAAGTTGGTTTTTACCCAACCCATGACTAGCCTGACGGACTGCATTGGTAATCCCTCTTGATGAAAGCGTAGCGCTGGTCACTTTGTCGATATCCTGACCAATTTCTAACGGTTCATCTACAGATTTACCTGCAAATTGTTTTAGAAAATCCCCACTCAAAACTGAATGAATATAGGATGGTGTTTCCGTAGCATACCCTACAACCCGAACTTTTAAAATGTTACCGTTGGGGTCTGTAGCCGTTAAAACAGATACAGGACCGCCATAGCCGTTCCCTTGACCAAAAACCACGTACCCCTGCAGCGTATCCTGACCGTTGATATTCTTATAGCCTGCATAGGTCAGTGGGTGAGTCTCAATCGCTTTAAACTCCTGAGTATTGCTCAGCATTGA from Dehalobacter sp. harbors:
- a CDS encoding zinc ribbon domain-containing protein, producing MPTYDFICEKCGHKFSVFCSVSSRDKQICPQCADDKISQRFTTVNAYGVKGGKACSSGKCSPGCKC
- a CDS encoding Crp/Fnr family transcriptional regulator; amino-acid sequence: MSDNDLPWLKHTKLFRSPIDGWKKVFADRERLLYPKGSIIIKQGITLEKLLYIFTGTVEYSKVDEEGNEVLIDVLGANNLFMIAPLFTGIPPLGSFTAVEDTVAAAISIQEMKSLMKSNFTLTEELLYDLSMKSNNHISRLQKHYTYKVDHRIIETLCALADQQGMQLFINQQDLAELADTTRVTVSKLFRDLKSENIIRPIYGGIIIQDYSRLKNWQKHI
- a CDS encoding 4Fe-4S binding protein, producing MVFGQGNGYGGPVSVLTATDPNGNILKVRVVGYATETPSYIHSVLSGDFLKQFAGKSVDEPLEIGQDIDKVTSATLSSRGITNAVRQASHGLGKNQLALNISEPSENINLGIKEIGLALLIFATIIGVRLKINKLRWLVIICSIFFTGFWFNCSISLANIASGLMGFFPAFKQNLFWYILIVGIPLIIFLSGKNLYCYWLCPFGGIQEILAKIGGGKLKCNHHVATWLQKIKYMLVWIVLILSFCFKSPSIGGSYEPFGVLFGFQGVSVQWILLSIILVVSLFIRRFWCLYFCPVGVINEIIIKARRFVNSLFQKKQEQGILTNKGRSL